Sequence from the Methanosarcina siciliae T4/M genome:
AGGTCTGTATAACGGCCCCGGCCTGGGAAGAAAAGTATGAACACCATATCAGGGATATTGAGCTCTAACCGATATCATGAACTATAGTCCTTGCTCTACGATAGTCCTTGCTCTACACTGTTTTTCATCCAGGCCTTTTTCATTCTTTGTTTACCAAATTCGAAGCTTATCAGATTCGAAACTTTATTCTTTGTTTATCCCGGTCCGAAACTTTATTTTTTGTTTATCCGAGTTCGAAACTCGTAACCCCATAAACCTTATCCAGCTCCATATCGGGTTCTTTTTGGCTATACATGCGGATAGTTTTGAACATCACATTCATGTGATATTTTTTTGCTATTTCTACTGCTTTTTCGTTGGGTTCGGGGACGTCAAGATAAACAATTTCCTCAGGAACCGAAGCTCTGAGAGCGCTGAAGATTTTCTCGGCGGTGTCCCGGTCATCCGCAAAAAGAGGACCTACCTTATAACCTACCCGACATTTCCTTATCACCCCGTACCCTTTCACAGCTCCTTTTTCAAAAGATGCAAAGGCGTAAGAATCGGGTTGATTTACCCATTTTTTCAGAAAGCCGGGCCTTGGGGCTGGAAACATCCTACCGTCATAGGCAAGCAGTTTTTCGAAGGGAACTTCAGAGATTTTCACAAGCCCGTCCGGAATTTCTCCTCCGCTTTTCCCTTCAAAGCGCAGGTTGCTGTAAGAGGAGCTGAATTTCATTACTTTCCGGTACTTCTTTTCGTTTTCCACAACACCGTCAAGTCCGATGTTTCTGTCTCCCAGGTGTTCCATACATTTTTCGGTCAGTTTCCTTCCGATCTCTTTTTTCCGGAATTCGGGTTTGACAACATAGAGCCCTAAAAACCCAAAAGAATCGCCATAAGCAACAGCAGAGGCACAGCCCGCGGGCTTGCCTTCAAGTTCTGCAATAAAAAAGCCGTCATTATCCGCTTCGTAAAAAAGTTCTCCGTCATGGATGCCGGGGTTCCAGCCTTCTGCAGCAGCCATCTCAACTGCAAATTCGACGTCTCCCCGGTTCATTTTTCGGATTATAAGCCCTTTTATCTGTTCCGAATTTTTTTCCATGACAGTTTATACTCTTATTTCCTATTTATTTTTTAAGTGTCTTGTCGGTCTCTTTTTCCTGATATCGTAGCTTGCAGGGAGTTAAAGTTTTCTTCTTCTGTTCTTCCCTGAGCTTACTATAAAGTAAGCAGCTATAACCGCAGCTGACACTGGAAAGATCCCGAGGGGCGATTCTTTTGCTCCGGCATCGTCTCCCATTTCTCCTCCGGCAGTTGCATCCGTTTCATAACCTTCTTCTGTGAACATGTAGATGTCCATGGTACCTTTACGCTTGTCCTGCCAGACTATCCGGTTGCCGTCGATTGCAGGGTTACTTTCATATTCCGAGGAAGTGGAAACGATTTTTTCCTGTCCAGTGGCTATATCATATATGAAGATGGTTGTTCCCTTAATCCGTCCGTCAGCCCAGACTATTCTCCCGTCCGAGATCGCAGGGGTTTTCTGGGGAGCCGGATCAACGCAAATGGGGGTTGTTTTTCCGCTTGAAATGTCGTACATGTAGATATCAAGGTTTCCGGCACGCCTGTCCTCCCAGACAATATAGTTTCCTTCGATTACGGGATTTGTCTGGCTCGCAGGGTCCGTAACCACCGGGCTTTCTTTGCCTGTGCTGATATCATACATGTAAATATCGTCATTCCCGTTGCGTGTGTCTTTCCAGACGATGATATTACCGGAGATTGCAGGCTGGATCTGGTCTGCCTTATCTGTTGTTATCTGCGTTTCCTTTTCGGAGCTGATGTCGTACATGTAAATGTCGGTATTCTGGTTCCTGCGGTCCGTCCAGACAATATAGTTCCCTGAAATTGCCGGCTCTTCCTGGTCTGTCCTGTCCTCGGTAACCTGGGTTTTGACCTCGGAGTCGAGATCATACAGATAAATGTCATAGTTGCCTCTATTGTCATCAGAAAACACAATGCGATTGCCTGAGATTGCCGGTTCGATTTCGTCTTTCGAACCCGTGAACAGGGCAGTTTCTGTCATTCCTACGGACATATCGTATAAGTAAATGTCCCAGTTTCCATTCCTCTCGTCCTGCCAGACAATGTAGTCCCCTGAGATCACAGGGCTTGTCTGGTGACTAATAGCCGAGTTAATCTCCTGCTCAGTCCCTTTCAAAGCTTCGCTGGCAGCTGAACCTGCACCTGCGCTCAGTACAATGAATAAAACAACTGAAATAACTATAATCGAAAATCTGCTGTGCCTCAATCTTACACTTCCTATATTCCCTCTGGGGTTTCAGTGAGGGTTTTTTTGAGTACAAATACTTTCAACTTCGGATTGAATTTCGGTACAATCTTCCGATTTTATTTTAAACTAAAGTATTCCCAGCATAGAATATTTCCAATACTGGTTGATCTCTAAAAGATGTATATCTCCCATACTTTTTAGCGATTTCTTGCATTTAGTGTTTTCTTTATTTGATGGGATACTTCCTTGAAGTTCAATGCAAGCCCTGGCCCCACTTCCTGAAGTTAAAGCTTCTCCAATTCAACTTCATTTCTTGTCAGTTTTGCCAGTTTTTCAAGAAATTGCTCTTCAAAACTCTTTTTTACAAGGAAAATAAATTCAACCGCATCAGAATATTTTTCTTCCTCTACTCTTCCGTATTTTTCTATGAGGTTTTTGAGCTTCTGAATCTCCGGATATCCGAATCTTATCCTGAACCTTACTTCTTCAAAGACCTCGACAGTTCCTGCTTCTTCAATGGCTGAAATTGCGGTTTCCCTGTACGCTCTGGAAAGCCCCCCAAAGCCTAGCTTTATTCCCCCAAAGTACCGGGTTACAACCACAGCTGCATTATAGAGCCCCTTAGCTTCGAGGACCTTAAATACGGGTTTTCCGGAGCTACCTGCAGGTTCTCCGTCGTCATCATATCTGAGGGTAAAGGACCTCTCTTCTTGTACAAGATAAGCTGAAACATTATGGTTTGCATCTCCATGCAGCTCTTTTATCTCTTTTATGAAAGCCTTTGCTTCGCTTTCGTCTTTTACGTGTCTGGCATATCCGATAAATATGGAGTTTTTGAATTCTTTCCGGGATCTGCCAGAGCTTTTCAGGGTTTTATAGTTATTCAGGGTCTTATCCTCAGGACTTCTTTTTCAATTAGTTCTACACTTGAGGCTTTTAAGTTTTATAGCTGCGCGCCGGAAGAACACTATGATATCTTTAATTAATTTTCTGCCACCCTATAGCTTGCGGCTTTCCGATCCCTACATATATTTACTCATATCTGGTTATTAATTGTCCAACACCTATTTATTTTTATATGACACCTGTGCATAATCATGTCAATCATTTAAAAAAGCCTGTCTGGATTATTTATCGGATGGTCCTCGGGCACTTCGTCCTCTTATTTTTTTGTCAAATCGAAAACTTTTAATCTAATTGGCGGTTCATGCATAAATATCTCATATAAAGGTTTCATGAATTTGTATGAGATGGGTGTAAAAAAGGAAGAGAACTTTTAGAGGTAAAATTAATGAAAAAAATGTTAAAGATCATAGCAATGCTCCTCGTTATTGCTACTGTTGTCTTTGCAGCTGGTTGTTCCGACAAGACAGCTGAATCAACAGAAGAAGGAGCAGAAGAAGCGGTAGACGAAGAAACAGCCCCTGTAGCTGAAGATGGTGAACACGCAGTTGAAGAAGGAGCTGATGTTCCTCCCGAACTCGGTCCTGACGACAACGTAACCGTTGCTAAAGACAACGAAACCGATCTTGGTGACAACGTAACCGTTGCTGAAGACAACGAAACCGATCTTGGTGACAACGTAACCGTTGCTGAAGACAACGAAACCGTTGAAGACAATGAAACTGATGATACTGCGTAAGCAGTGTGGTTTCTAAATCTGCGTAGTCTTTTAAGGCTACACATTTCTATTTTTTAAATCCCGGGTACAACCAATTTGTAGCCATGTGAAACCTGCATAAGGTCTTTTTATAGAATTCCTACGCCAGAGCGTCCCTCTTGCTTTTTTGTCACAAATCCGAAAAGTATTAACAAAAAGTACTGAACATAATCTGGCAAAAACTGGAACTACATGGTAAGTATTGAGTTCACTGAAATCTTCTGGAGATATCAGGCTTCCTGATAAAATTTTTACTAATAGGGTTCCGGGCAAAGTTAGATTAACATCAGCATCTTTTCTTATTCGAGCTCTGGCGAAAATTCTAAATTTCTTTTTCCTGCTTTTCGACCATACTCAAACTTTCCTCTCTTTTCCTGAACTCAATCTGAATTTTATTCCCTGAAGTTGGTTCATAAATAGGCAGTTGCTGGACTCAATAAATAAATGAAAACACATGTTTGCAAATTAGTTAAGAGTCCCTCTCTCGTGAGAAGCGTAAAAGAAATTTCAGTTTTTTATATGGTTCTTCTGTAACAGTGAGTGAAGGAAAAAAGCTGTTTTTGGGCAATTATATGAACTTCAAGGTTTTTCTATTTAAGTTCAGCCTTCATTTTAAAAAACTTCGTTCTGCGATCTGAAAAAATTAATTTAAAATCCAAAGCTATTAATCTTTTGTCTTACTATTTATAAAAGTTTAATTATTCTACATATCAAATATTGCGGAAGAGTTTTCAGAGGTACTGATATGAAAAAAATGTTAAAGATAATGGCACTGCTCCTTGTCATTACTACTGTCGTCTTTGCAGCCGGCTGTTCTGACAAGGCTGCTGAATCAACAGAAGAAGGAGCAGTCGAAGAGGCTCCCATAGCAGCTGAAGAAGAATCTAATGTTGAACAGAGTGCTTCTGCCGAAGACATGCCCACCTATATTGTAGGCACTGAAGCCCAGTTTCCCCCCTTTGAGATTGTGGATTCCGGCGGGAATGTAATCGGCTTTGACATTGATCTCCTGAATGCGATTGCTGAAGATCAGGGTTTTAAGGTTGAATATCTTGACCAGGACTTTGCCGGCCTGATTCCGGCCCTTCAGACCGGAAACATTGACATTATTGCTTCAGGCATGACAATTACCGAAGAACGTGAAGAACAGGTCGATTTCAGTGAGCCCTATATTACTGCAGGCCTGGCTCTTGCAGTAACCGTTGATAACGACGAGATCCAGAGTGTTGATGACCTGCAGGGCAAGACCGTAGCCGTCCAGACCGGATCTACCGGCTACCTGAAAGCAGAAGAACTCAAAGATGCAGGAGCCATTGCCGAAATCAAGGACTTCCCCCACGTCAATGAAGCCATCGAAGAACTGAAGATCGGCGGTGCAGATGCAATGATCAATGACCTGCCGGTTACAGAAGCTTTCATTGCAGTCCAGCCCGGCGTAATCAAGATTGTGGGTGAGCCCCTTAACAGCGAATCCTACGGTTTTGCGGTCCGTTCCGGCAACACCGAGCTCCTTGAAATGATCAATGCCGGTCTTGAAAACGTAACAGCAAGCGGCAAATATGATGAACTTCTGGCAGATCTGCCTAACTACATGGAAGAATAAACTTAATTTGCCTCGGGAGCCCGGCACATTTTGTGCTGCTCTCCCTTCTCTTTCCTTTTTTACCTGCTTTTTTATTTGAGTTCTCCGGGTTTGAGTTCTTCATTTTCCGCTCCCTCTTACTCAAAATACTCGCTCTGTTATATTTGTTACAAATGATTGGTTTTATATAATGGAAAAGTGTTCTCAGTTATGTATTTCTGTAAAACGCGTATTTGCACTGGATGCAGCTTAATTGGAAAGACCCTGCTGCAGGCCATTTGCAGAGATATCTGTTGAAGAGAGTACTTCATGTTCCGGTTGCATCCGGAAGGTTGTACACTGTAAAATAAAGCTCCTCTACAGATTATTTATTCATATAATGTAATTTAATTTATATTTTAGAAGTAACTGAGGTTAGAGTTTGTCCCTTTTGGCGTCCTATATCGAACACGCTATTAATGTATTCCCGAGTTTGTTACGGGGAGCAGTAATCACCGTAGAGGTTACTACCTTTGCCATATTCTTCGGATTAATTCTGGGAACAATTGCAGCTTTCGGAAAGCTCTCCAAAAGGTCTGTTTTCAGAATTCCCAGTATTATGTATATTGATTTTATCAGGGGTACTCCCCTTTTTGTTCAGATCCTGCTTTTTTACTACGGCATTCCTGGCCTTATTTTCGGGATTACAGGAGATCCTTTCAGGGTGGATCCTATTCTTGCGGGCATTGCCGTATGCAGCATTAACAGCGGGGCTTATAATGCGGAGATTATACGTGCAGGTATCAAATCCGTTGACAGAGGCCAGATGGAAGCTGCTCGCTCCCTTGGTATGACCGAAGGGCAGGCCATGAAGGAAGTTGTCATGCCGCAGGCTGTAAGGCTGATCATTCCTCCCCTCGGAAATGAGTTTATCGCCCTTTTGAAAGACTCGTCCCTGCTTGCAATCATCAGCGTGCACGAGCTTGCAAAGAACGGGATGCTTTATGTCTCAAAGACTTTTGCAGCATTCCCTACGTACATCTCAGTTGCCTTTGTATATCTGGCATTGACCATGGGCATCTCGCGTATACTCGGTTACATTGAAAGGAGGCTTGGTGTAAGTGATAGAAGTGAATAACCTCCACAAAAGTTTCGGAAACCTGAAAGTCCTTAAAGGAATTTCCGAAAAAGTTGAAGAAAGCGAAGTCGTATGCGTGATAGGTCCTTCCGGTTCCGGAAAAAGTACCTTCCTCCGCTGCCTGAACCTTCTTGAAACTCCCACTTCGGGAGAAATCTGGATCAATGGGATAAAGGTCACCGACCCCAATGTGAATATCAACAAGATTCGTGAGGAAGTCGGCATGGTCTTCCAGCGCTTTAACCTCTTTCCTCACATGACAGCTCTTAAAAACGTAGCAATTGCCCCGATAAAGGTCCGCGGTCTCCCCGAAAAAGAAGCTTACGACCGCGCCTATGACCTCTTGAAAAAAGTAGGGCTTGAAGATAAAGCCGATGTATACCCGAGTTCCCTTTCCGGGGGCCAGCAGCAGAGGGTTGCAATCGCCCGCGCCCTTGCCATGCGCCCTAAAATAATGCTCTTTGACGAACCCACCTCGGCACTTGACCCCGAAATGGTCGGAGAAGTCTTAAACGTCATGAAAGACCTGGCAAAAGAAGGCATGACAATGGTCGTTGTGACCCACGAAATGGGCTTTGCCAGAGAAGTCGGGGACCGTGTTCTCTTTATGGACGAGGGCATCATAGTCGAAAAAGGCACACCCCGGGAAATCTTCTTTAATGCCCTAAACGAGAGGACAAAGTCGTTTTTGAGCAAGGTTCTGTAACTGGATTTTATGAGTAAAATTCTGTAGGGATACCGATTTCTAAACTGAGGTCTTTTTTCTTTTACTTTTTTTGGAGTGACTTTCATTAATTTTTCTTGTCTTTTTATGTAAACACTTTTTTATCTCCCGAAACAAGCAGATATGAAACAAGCAGATATGAAACAAGCAGATATATTTCTATAGAACTGATGATTTCGAAAGTTTTATATTAGTTTTGTTTTATGTATGATTTCAGCACAAATATGCCTGTATTATTGTTATTTAATTCTATGAACTTTAGGTTCTATCTTACAATATTTTTCTATAAATAAGGGATTATGAACGTTCATGCATGTGGAATAAACTGTGTAGTAGGTGTGTAATTGTTACTTTACCTGCAAAATTAATCATAGTCAACTTTGTTGGTAGGAAATTTTGTCAGATAGCATAT
This genomic interval carries:
- a CDS encoding amino acid ABC transporter ATP-binding protein, with protein sequence MIEVNNLHKSFGNLKVLKGISEKVEESEVVCVIGPSGSGKSTFLRCLNLLETPTSGEIWINGIKVTDPNVNINKIREEVGMVFQRFNLFPHMTALKNVAIAPIKVRGLPEKEAYDRAYDLLKKVGLEDKADVYPSSLSGGQQQRVAIARALAMRPKIMLFDEPTSALDPEMVGEVLNVMKDLAKEGMTMVVVTHEMGFAREVGDRVLFMDEGIIVEKGTPREIFFNALNERTKSFLSKVL
- a CDS encoding DUF5050 domain-containing protein, with amino-acid sequence MRHSRFSIIVISVVLFIVLSAGAGSAASEALKGTEQEINSAISHQTSPVISGDYIVWQDERNGNWDIYLYDMSVGMTETALFTGSKDEIEPAISGNRIVFSDDNRGNYDIYLYDLDSEVKTQVTEDRTDQEEPAISGNYIVWTDRRNQNTDIYMYDISSEKETQITTDKADQIQPAISGNIIVWKDTRNGNDDIYMYDISTGKESPVVTDPASQTNPVIEGNYIVWEDRRAGNLDIYMYDISSGKTTPICVDPAPQKTPAISDGRIVWADGRIKGTTIFIYDIATGQEKIVSTSSEYESNPAIDGNRIVWQDKRKGTMDIYMFTEEGYETDATAGGEMGDDAGAKESPLGIFPVSAAVIAAYFIVSSGKNRRRKL
- a CDS encoding GNAT family N-acetyltransferase; the protein is MEKNSEQIKGLIIRKMNRGDVEFAVEMAAAEGWNPGIHDGELFYEADNDGFFIAELEGKPAGCASAVAYGDSFGFLGLYVVKPEFRKKEIGRKLTEKCMEHLGDRNIGLDGVVENEKKYRKVMKFSSSYSNLRFEGKSGGEIPDGLVKISEVPFEKLLAYDGRMFPAPRPGFLKKWVNQPDSYAFASFEKGAVKGYGVIRKCRVGYKVGPLFADDRDTAEKIFSALRASVPEEIVYLDVPEPNEKAVEIAKKYHMNVMFKTIRMYSQKEPDMELDKVYGVTSFELG
- a CDS encoding amino acid ABC transporter permease, producing MSLLASYIEHAINVFPSLLRGAVITVEVTTFAIFFGLILGTIAAFGKLSKRSVFRIPSIMYIDFIRGTPLFVQILLFYYGIPGLIFGITGDPFRVDPILAGIAVCSINSGAYNAEIIRAGIKSVDRGQMEAARSLGMTEGQAMKEVVMPQAVRLIIPPLGNEFIALLKDSSLLAIISVHELAKNGMLYVSKTFAAFPTYISVAFVYLALTMGISRILGYIERRLGVSDRSE
- a CDS encoding IMPACT family protein; this encodes MNNYKTLKSSGRSRKEFKNSIFIGYARHVKDESEAKAFIKEIKELHGDANHNVSAYLVQEERSFTLRYDDDGEPAGSSGKPVFKVLEAKGLYNAAVVVTRYFGGIKLGFGGLSRAYRETAISAIEEAGTVEVFEEVRFRIRFGYPEIQKLKNLIEKYGRVEEEKYSDAVEFIFLVKKSFEEQFLEKLAKLTRNEVELEKL
- a CDS encoding basic amino acid ABC transporter substrate-binding protein, with protein sequence MKKMLKIMALLLVITTVVFAAGCSDKAAESTEEGAVEEAPIAAEEESNVEQSASAEDMPTYIVGTEAQFPPFEIVDSGGNVIGFDIDLLNAIAEDQGFKVEYLDQDFAGLIPALQTGNIDIIASGMTITEEREEQVDFSEPYITAGLALAVTVDNDEIQSVDDLQGKTVAVQTGSTGYLKAEELKDAGAIAEIKDFPHVNEAIEELKIGGADAMINDLPVTEAFIAVQPGVIKIVGEPLNSESYGFAVRSGNTELLEMINAGLENVTASGKYDELLADLPNYMEE